The Allochromatium tepidum genome has a window encoding:
- a CDS encoding polyprenyl synthetase family protein produces MDATTRIEQALAAAIDTVAVPGCPPRLAEAVRHAVFPGGARVRPRLCLAVAAACGSKDYAAADAAGVAIELLHCASLVHDDLPCFDDSPLRRGVPSVHRAFGEPLAVLAGDALIILAFEHLARVLADSPERLAPLLLTISRSVGMPHGITAGQAWECEPQVTVEEYHRAKTGSLFTAATVAGALVAGADAEAWSIVGDKIGEAYQVADDLRDVAASAQEVGKPVGRDAVLNRPSAAGELGIDGAIARLRGLVTGAIDAIPACPGRDQFAEVLMAESRRIMPKDLAQRAA; encoded by the coding sequence ATGGATGCCACAACGAGAATCGAGCAGGCGTTGGCCGCTGCCATAGACACCGTGGCCGTCCCCGGCTGTCCGCCGCGTCTGGCCGAGGCGGTGCGTCATGCGGTCTTTCCCGGCGGCGCGCGCGTGCGTCCGCGGCTGTGTCTGGCCGTCGCCGCCGCCTGCGGCAGCAAGGATTACGCGGCGGCGGATGCGGCCGGCGTGGCCATCGAGCTGCTGCACTGCGCCTCGCTGGTGCACGACGACCTGCCCTGTTTCGACGACTCGCCGCTGCGTCGCGGCGTGCCTTCGGTGCATCGCGCCTTCGGCGAGCCGCTGGCGGTGCTGGCCGGCGATGCGCTCATCATCCTCGCCTTCGAGCATCTGGCGCGCGTCCTGGCCGACTCGCCCGAGCGTCTGGCGCCGCTGCTCCTGACCATCAGCCGTTCGGTCGGGATGCCGCACGGCATCACCGCCGGTCAGGCCTGGGAGTGCGAGCCGCAGGTCACGGTCGAGGAATACCATCGCGCCAAGACCGGCTCGCTGTTCACGGCGGCCACCGTGGCCGGTGCGCTGGTCGCGGGTGCTGACGCCGAGGCCTGGAGCATTGTCGGCGACAAGATCGGCGAAGCCTATCAGGTCGCCGATGATCTGCGCGATGTCGCCGCCAGCGCCCAGGAAGTCGGCAAGCCGGTCGGACGCGATGCCGTGCTCAACCGGCCCAGCGCGGCGGGCGAGCTCGGCATCGACGGCGCCATCGCGCGTCTGCGCGGTCTGGTCACGGGGGCCATCGACGCGATTCCGGCCTGTCCGGGGCGCGATCAGTTCGCCGAGGTGCTGATGGCCGAGTCGCGCCGCATCATGCCCAAGGATCTGGCCCAGCGCGCGGCCTGA
- the crtD gene encoding 1-hydroxycarotenoid 3,4-desaturase CrtD has translation MPDQRVIVIGAGVGGLVTAIQLAARGLQVRVLERAEAPGGKMREVAVGPHRIDAGPTVFTMRWIFEDIFEAAGARLDAHLELEPLSIIARHAWSEQERLDLHADHERSVEAIGDFAGAAEARGYRAFCEQARTIYTTLDPTFIRASRPSLLGLMGRCRLSGLGNLRGVRPYDSLWDMLGTYFKDERLRQLFGRYSTYCGSSPFMAPATLMLIAHVEQEGVWSVVGGMHRVAQALARLAEGLGATIEYGREVTQILTGPGGVRGVQLADGERIEADSIVVNADPAALTSGRLGTEARRALPPLDPKRRSLSALTWCLSAETEGFPLARHNVFFGRDYASEFEDVFGRGRLPRDGTVYVCAQDRGTDGNGSPDGPERLFLLLNAPPRGDRHDLDAVEIEQCEQRVFSRLEHCGLRVRRDPERMVMTTPVEFEQRFPATGGALYGQATHGWKASFSRPASRTRIPGLYLAGGGTHPGAGIPMAAMSGRLAAEALLADRRST, from the coding sequence ATGCCGGATCAACGAGTCATTGTCATTGGTGCGGGCGTTGGTGGGCTGGTGACAGCCATCCAACTCGCCGCGCGCGGTCTTCAGGTGCGGGTGCTCGAACGTGCCGAGGCGCCCGGCGGCAAGATGCGCGAGGTCGCCGTCGGTCCGCACCGCATCGATGCGGGTCCGACCGTCTTCACCATGCGCTGGATCTTCGAGGACATCTTCGAAGCGGCCGGCGCACGGCTCGACGCGCATCTCGAACTGGAACCGCTGTCGATCATAGCACGCCATGCCTGGAGCGAGCAGGAGCGGCTGGATCTGCACGCCGACCACGAGCGCAGTGTCGAGGCCATCGGCGACTTCGCCGGCGCGGCCGAGGCGCGCGGCTATCGCGCCTTCTGCGAACAGGCGCGCACCATCTACACGACCCTGGACCCGACCTTCATCCGCGCCTCGCGCCCGAGCCTGCTCGGACTCATGGGACGCTGCCGTCTGAGCGGTCTGGGCAATCTGCGCGGCGTGCGACCCTACGACAGCCTCTGGGACATGCTCGGAACCTATTTCAAGGACGAGCGTCTACGTCAACTCTTCGGGCGCTATTCGACCTACTGCGGTTCCTCGCCCTTCATGGCGCCGGCCACGCTGATGCTGATCGCCCATGTCGAGCAGGAAGGCGTGTGGTCGGTGGTCGGCGGGATGCACCGGGTCGCCCAAGCACTGGCCCGACTGGCCGAGGGCTTGGGCGCGACCATCGAATACGGGCGCGAGGTCACGCAGATCCTCACCGGCCCCGGCGGCGTGCGCGGTGTGCAACTGGCCGACGGTGAGCGGATCGAGGCCGATTCGATCGTGGTCAACGCCGATCCGGCCGCTTTGACCAGCGGTCGGCTCGGCACCGAGGCGCGTCGCGCGCTGCCGCCCCTGGACCCCAAACGCCGTTCGCTCTCGGCGCTGACCTGGTGTCTGAGCGCCGAGACCGAGGGTTTTCCGCTGGCCCGTCACAATGTCTTCTTCGGACGCGACTATGCCTCCGAGTTCGAGGACGTCTTTGGCCGCGGGCGACTGCCGCGCGACGGCACCGTCTATGTCTGCGCCCAGGATCGCGGCACCGACGGCAACGGATCGCCGGACGGCCCCGAACGACTGTTCTTACTTTTGAACGCCCCGCCACGGGGCGACCGACACGACTTGGATGCAGTGGAGATCGAGCAATGCGAGCAACGGGTATTCTCACGCCTGGAGCACTGTGGCCTGAGGGTCCGACGCGACCCCGAACGGATGGTGATGACCACGCCCGTGGAGTTCGAACAGCGCTTTCCGGCCACGGGCGGCGCGCTCTATGGTCAGGCGACCCACGGTTGGAAGGCGTCGTTCTCGCGTCCAGCCTCGCGCACCAGGATTCCGGGACTCTATCTGGCGGGCGGGGGCACGCATCCGGGCGCGGGCATTCCCATGGCGGCGATGTCGGGTCGACTGGCGGCGGAGGCCCTGCTCGCGGACCGGCGTTCGACCTGA
- a CDS encoding carotenoid 1,2-hydratase, translated as MLGSVFSPYYAWSRQRGNADPLDHCALNVALYGRRGKRWAMTERGRAALQRDQTNLVIGPSHVHWEGDALVIDIDEISTPIPSRLRGKVRVHPTGINGRDFALDAAGRHRWWPIAPLARVEVDFTHPGLSWKGAGYLDSNRGSEPVERAFQGWDWSRAELKHEAAILYDTRARDDQGAHLALRFDANAEVDEFALPPRTPLPTTGVWRIERGIQCEAGDEPRVVATLEDTPFYARSVVETRLLGRRATSVHESLCLDRFSTQWVKLLLPFRMPRVKR; from the coding sequence ATGCTCGGCAGCGTCTTCTCGCCCTACTATGCCTGGTCGCGTCAGCGCGGCAACGCCGATCCGCTCGATCACTGCGCGCTCAACGTCGCGCTCTACGGACGCCGGGGCAAGCGCTGGGCCATGACCGAGCGTGGACGCGCGGCCTTGCAACGCGATCAAACCAATCTGGTCATCGGCCCCAGCCATGTGCATTGGGAAGGCGACGCCCTGGTCATCGACATCGACGAGATCAGCACACCCATTCCCTCGCGTCTGCGCGGCAAGGTGCGCGTCCATCCGACCGGGATCAATGGGCGTGACTTCGCGCTCGATGCCGCCGGGCGTCATCGCTGGTGGCCGATCGCGCCGCTGGCACGGGTCGAGGTCGACTTCACGCATCCCGGTCTGAGCTGGAAGGGCGCGGGTTATCTGGACTCCAACCGGGGTTCGGAACCCGTGGAACGGGCGTTTCAGGGCTGGGACTGGTCGCGCGCCGAACTGAAGCACGAGGCGGCGATCCTCTATGACACCCGCGCGCGGGACGATCAGGGCGCACATTTGGCGCTGCGCTTCGATGCCAATGCCGAGGTCGATGAGTTCGCGCTACCGCCGCGCACGCCGCTGCCGACGACCGGCGTCTGGCGCATCGAGCGCGGGATTCAGTGCGAGGCGGGCGATGAGCCGCGAGTGGTCGCGACGCTGGAGGATACGCCCTTCTACGCGCGCTCGGTGGTCGAGACGCGGCTCTTGGGACGACGCGCCACCTCGGTCCACGAGAGCCTGTGTCTGGACCGGTTCAGCACGCAATGGGTGAAGTTGTTGCTGCCGTTCCGCATGCCCCGCGTCAAACGCTGA
- a CDS encoding phytoene/squalene synthase family protein, with protein sequence MPQLSSDHNYTKKTHATAADIAACRELLRCGSRSFYAASFLLPARFRDPAMALYAFCRIADDAIDCVGDDPALQAEALEMLNDRLDRLYAGTPIDDPIDRALADVVRDFAIPKRLLEALFEGFEWDAEGRRYEDLSGVYDYSARVAGTVGAMMAALMGARSEEMVARACDLGVAMQITNICRDVGEDARNGRIYLPLSWVREAGVDPDEWLKNPVFNEAIASVVRRLLQTADELYQRSDAGIAGLPLGCRAGINAARYLYAEIGRQVERQGLDSISQRAVVPAPRKLQLLAPILGRAVVSARPVNAPALEETRFLVEAVVAETPQRTPTGVGERVIWVLELFQQLEERERAALSVR encoded by the coding sequence ATGCCTCAACTTTCGTCTGATCATAATTACACCAAGAAGACGCATGCGACGGCGGCCGACATCGCCGCCTGTCGCGAGCTGTTGCGCTGCGGCTCGCGGTCGTTCTATGCCGCCTCCTTCCTGCTGCCGGCGCGCTTCCGTGACCCGGCGATGGCGCTCTATGCCTTCTGCCGCATCGCCGATGACGCCATCGATTGCGTCGGCGACGATCCGGCACTCCAGGCCGAGGCGCTGGAGATGCTCAACGACCGGCTCGACCGGCTCTATGCCGGCACGCCGATCGACGATCCGATCGACCGCGCTCTGGCCGACGTGGTGCGCGACTTCGCCATCCCCAAGCGATTGCTGGAGGCGCTGTTCGAGGGCTTCGAGTGGGATGCCGAGGGGCGGCGCTACGAGGATCTGTCCGGGGTCTACGACTATTCGGCGCGCGTCGCCGGTACGGTCGGGGCCATGATGGCGGCGCTGATGGGTGCGCGTTCGGAAGAAATGGTCGCGCGCGCCTGTGATCTGGGCGTGGCGATGCAGATCACCAACATCTGCCGCGACGTCGGCGAGGACGCGCGTAATGGGCGCATCTATCTGCCGTTGTCCTGGGTGCGCGAGGCCGGCGTCGATCCTGATGAGTGGCTGAAGAATCCGGTGTTCAACGAGGCGATTGCCTCGGTGGTGCGACGTCTGCTCCAGACCGCCGACGAACTCTATCAGCGCTCGGATGCCGGGATCGCCGGTCTGCCGCTCGGCTGTCGCGCCGGGATCAATGCCGCGCGCTATCTCTATGCCGAGATCGGGCGTCAGGTCGAGCGCCAGGGGCTGGACTCGATCTCGCAACGTGCCGTGGTGCCGGCGCCGCGCAAGCTGCAACTGCTCGCGCCCATCCTGGGCCGCGCGGTCGTGAGTGCGCGTCCCGTCAATGCACCCGCGCTGGAGGAAACACGTTTCCTCGTCGAAGCCGTGGTCGCCGAGACACCGCAACGCACTCCGACAGGCGTCGGCGAACGTGTGATTTGGGTACTGGAATTGTTTCAGCAACTCGAGGAACGTGAGCGCGCTGCCTTGAGTGTTCGCTGA
- a CDS encoding phytoene desaturase encodes MTVAASHVPGSAQGRGQAHAVVIGSGFGGLAAAVRLAARGFRVTVLEKLDAPGGRAYVHQRDGFSFDAGPTIITAPFLLEELWELGGRCFADDVDLRLMDPFYRIRFDDGRVFDYSGDADKVKAQIAQYSPEDVAGYDRFMTMSEKVFKVGFEDLAHVPFTNLTDMLRIVPDMAMLQSYRTVYGMVSSYIKDPFIRQVLSFHPLLIGGNPFTVTSIYVLISFLERKWGVHSAMGGTGAVVKGLVNLVEGQGTEIRYNAEVERILTRNGKATGVRLASGEEIAADVVVSDVDPATTYGKLMAEHPRKRWTDRKIERSHFSNGLFVWYFGTKRQYPDVKHHTILLGPRYKGLIQDIFKRKTLAEDFSLYLYRPTATDPSLAPEGCDAFYALAPVPHLGGDVDWETQAEPYRARIAKYLSDSILPGLEDRIATSLVTTPLDFKHRLNSHLGAGFSLEPILMQSAWFRPHNKSEEVEHLYLVGAGTHPGAGVPGVISSARVLDRVVPDASTFV; translated from the coding sequence TTGACAGTCGCGGCTTCGCATGTTCCTGGTAGTGCTCAAGGTCGAGGTCAGGCCCACGCGGTCGTCATCGGCAGCGGTTTCGGCGGTTTAGCCGCCGCCGTGCGGCTCGCCGCGCGCGGCTTCCGCGTAACGGTGCTCGAAAAGCTCGACGCCCCCGGCGGTCGGGCCTATGTCCATCAGCGTGACGGCTTTTCGTTCGACGCCGGTCCGACCATCATCACCGCGCCCTTCCTCTTGGAAGAGCTGTGGGAACTCGGTGGCCGGTGTTTCGCAGACGACGTCGATCTGCGCCTGATGGACCCCTTCTATCGCATCCGTTTCGACGACGGTCGGGTCTTCGACTACAGCGGCGACGCCGACAAGGTCAAGGCGCAGATCGCCCAGTATTCGCCGGAAGACGTTGCAGGCTATGACCGCTTCATGACCATGAGCGAGAAGGTGTTCAAGGTCGGCTTCGAGGATCTGGCCCATGTGCCCTTCACGAACCTGACCGACATGCTGCGCATCGTGCCGGACATGGCGATGCTCCAGAGCTATCGCACCGTCTACGGCATGGTGTCGAGCTATATCAAGGATCCCTTCATCCGCCAGGTGCTGTCCTTCCATCCGCTGCTGATCGGCGGCAATCCCTTCACCGTCACCTCGATCTATGTCCTCATCTCCTTCCTGGAGCGCAAGTGGGGCGTGCATTCGGCGATGGGCGGTACCGGCGCCGTGGTCAAGGGCCTGGTGAATCTGGTCGAGGGGCAGGGCACCGAGATCCGCTACAACGCCGAGGTCGAGCGCATCCTGACCCGAAACGGCAAGGCCACAGGCGTGCGTCTGGCTTCGGGCGAGGAGATCGCCGCCGACGTGGTCGTCTCCGACGTCGATCCGGCGACCACCTACGGCAAGCTGATGGCCGAGCATCCGCGCAAGCGCTGGACCGATCGCAAGATCGAGCGCTCGCACTTCTCCAATGGGCTGTTCGTCTGGTACTTCGGCACCAAGCGCCAGTATCCGGACGTCAAGCATCATACGATCCTGCTCGGCCCGCGTTACAAGGGGCTGATCCAGGACATCTTCAAGCGCAAGACGCTCGCCGAGGACTTCAGTCTCTATCTGTACCGTCCGACGGCGACCGATCCGAGTCTGGCGCCCGAGGGTTGCGATGCCTTCTACGCCCTGGCGCCGGTGCCGCATCTCGGCGGCGATGTCGATTGGGAGACCCAGGCCGAACCCTATCGCGCCCGGATCGCCAAGTATCTGAGCGATTCGATCCTGCCCGGACTGGAGGATCGGATCGCGACCTCGCTCGTCACGACGCCCCTGGACTTCAAGCACCGCTTGAATTCGCATCTGGGCGCCGGCTTCAGTCTCGAACCCATCTTGATGCAGAGTGCGTGGTTCCGCCCGCACAACAAGAGCGAAGAGGTGGAACATCTTTATCTGGTCGGCGCGGGGACGCATCCGGGCGCGGGTGTGCCTGGTGTCATCTCTTCCGCGCGAGTCCTCGACAGGGTGGTGCCCGATGCCTCAACTTTCGTCTGA
- the bchO gene encoding alpha/beta fold hydrolase BchO yields MSVNAGPNWESDGRDWPNRASSEFLSAGGLRWHVQRMGQGPVLLMLHGTGAATHSWRDFAPILAEHFTLIAPDLPGHGFTSAPPYERMSLPGMAGLVGSLVETLGVQPDLVLGHSAGAAILIRARLEGRIAPRGLISLNGALLPWRGLPGRLFSPAAKLFATNSLVSRAFALRARNRRVIEGLIDSTGSTLDQAGVDLYQRLIRHPSHVRASLSMMANWDLNLIEQGLPNLDTPFFLIVGDQDTTVSPREAHRVRAKLRPDAKLFDLPGLGHLAHEEKPHEVAEIVRGIGECLGLLQTTKNR; encoded by the coding sequence ATGAGCGTGAATGCTGGACCGAATTGGGAGTCGGATGGTCGGGATTGGCCGAACCGCGCGTCGAGCGAATTCCTCTCGGCGGGCGGATTGCGCTGGCATGTGCAGCGGATGGGGCAGGGGCCGGTGTTGTTGATGCTGCACGGTACGGGTGCGGCGACTCACTCCTGGCGTGATTTCGCGCCCATTCTGGCCGAACACTTCACCCTCATCGCACCGGATCTTCCGGGGCATGGTTTCACGAGCGCGCCGCCCTATGAGCGGATGTCGCTTCCGGGTATGGCGGGTCTTGTCGGTTCTCTCGTGGAGACATTGGGTGTCCAGCCGGATCTGGTGCTTGGACATTCGGCAGGCGCGGCCATTCTGATCCGTGCGCGTCTGGAAGGCCGGATCGCGCCGCGCGGACTCATCAGCCTCAATGGCGCGCTGCTGCCTTGGCGCGGTCTGCCCGGGCGTCTGTTCTCGCCCGCCGCCAAGCTCTTCGCCACCAATTCGCTGGTCTCACGCGCCTTCGCCTTGCGGGCGCGCAACCGTCGTGTCATCGAAGGGCTGATCGACAGCACCGGCTCGACCCTGGATCAGGCGGGTGTGGATCTCTATCAGCGCTTGATCCGGCATCCGTCGCATGTGCGGGCCTCGCTGTCGATGATGGCCAACTGGGATCTGAACCTGATCGAACAGGGCCTGCCGAACCTGGATACGCCTTTCTTCCTGATCGTCGGTGATCAGGATACGACCGTCTCACCGCGTGAAGCGCATCGGGTGCGTGCCAAACTGCGCCCGGACGCCAAGCTGTTCGATCTGCCGGGATTGGGCCATCTGGCGCACGAAGAAAAGCCGCATGAGGTCGCCGAGATCGTGCGTGGGATCGGCGAGTGTCTGGGCCTGCTCCAGACGACGAAGAACCGTTGA
- the rpoH gene encoding RNA polymerase sigma factor RpoH, producing MAKDFSILPTGTIEAYINSAYQIPVLTPEEERSLAVRLRDQNDMEAAKRLVTSHLRFVIRIARGYLGYGLPLPDLIQEGTVGLMKAVRRFEPDMGVRLVSFAVHWIRAEIHEYILRNWRIVKVATTKAQRKLFFNLRSSKKRLGWLTKQEVDEVAADLGVKPEVVLQMESRLSNQDLSFDGLEDDDDDSPAAPSTYLPDVRMEPSRLLEHEDTDRDQRERLYAALEDLDDRSKTILFERWLSEKKQTLHELAEKFGVSAERIRQIEKNAMKKVRLQIEV from the coding sequence ATGGCCAAAGACTTCTCCATACTGCCGACCGGTACGATCGAGGCGTACATCAACAGTGCCTACCAGATTCCTGTTCTGACTCCTGAGGAAGAGCGCTCGTTGGCGGTGCGTCTACGCGACCAGAACGACATGGAGGCCGCCAAGCGTCTGGTGACTTCACATCTGCGCTTCGTGATCCGGATCGCGCGCGGTTATCTGGGCTATGGTCTGCCGTTGCCCGATCTGATCCAGGAGGGCACGGTCGGCTTGATGAAGGCGGTGCGCCGCTTCGAACCCGACATGGGCGTGCGTTTGGTGTCCTTCGCCGTGCACTGGATTCGCGCTGAGATCCACGAATACATCCTGCGCAACTGGCGCATCGTCAAGGTGGCGACCACCAAGGCACAGCGCAAACTGTTCTTCAATCTGCGCAGTTCCAAGAAGCGTCTCGGCTGGCTGACCAAGCAGGAAGTCGACGAGGTAGCAGCGGATCTCGGGGTCAAGCCCGAGGTGGTGCTCCAGATGGAATCGCGGCTGTCCAATCAGGATCTGTCTTTCGACGGACTCGAGGACGATGACGACGACTCGCCGGCCGCGCCCTCGACCTATCTGCCCGACGTGCGCATGGAGCCGTCGCGGCTGCTGGAGCATGAAGACACGGATCGCGATCAGCGTGAGCGCCTCTATGCCGCTCTCGAAGACTTGGACGATCGGAGCAAGACCATCCTCTTCGAGCGCTGGCTGTCGGAAAAGAAGCAGACTCTGCATGAACTGGCCGAGAAGTTCGGGGTTTCAGCCGAGCGTATCCGCCAGATCGAGAAGAACGCCATGAAGAAGGTGCGTCTACAGATCGAAGTCTGA